Proteins from one Lepidochelys kempii isolate rLepKem1 chromosome 6, rLepKem1.hap2, whole genome shotgun sequence genomic window:
- the LOC140912588 gene encoding cytosolic 5'-nucleotidase 1A-like isoform X2, with amino-acid sequence MRISPWSKVQPSLSFRGGVLEIVWQQIVGTFVSIQLGEQPFIKQCRVSGCFIQATQFVNEKLLERNPEEKGLFDVIILSNNSPESGMRIINSAKQHGLEISKFCFVSDEDSTQYLKSHNVKLFLSADRTDVCNALQRGVSAALIFQQEVQAPCTQLRVVFDGDAVLFSDETDRVFREKGLSGALKYERAMEAVPMGEGPLKAFAMHLGKMRKKFSQENSPIRTYLVTARSGRDMGIRAIKTLREWGLAIDEAFFMDGAPKGPLLSQIQPHIFFDDGLHNIQGAQDIGIPSALVPCNC; translated from the exons ATGAGGATAAGCCCTTGGAGCAAGGTACAGCCTTCGCTTTCATTCAG gggaggagTGCTGGAAATTGTGTGGCAGCAGATTGTGGGTACGTTTGTAAGTATACAGCTCGGAGAACAGCCCTTTATAAAACAGTGTCGTGTCTCCGGCTGCTTCATCCAGGCCACGCAGTTTGTGAATGAGAAACTCCTGGAGAGAAACCCAGAGGAAAAGGGCCTCTTTGATGTCATCATCCTCTCCAACAACAGCCCAGAGAGTGGCATGCGCATCATCAACAGTGCTAAGCAACATG GTTTGGAGATTTCCAAGTTTTGCTTTGTCAGCGATGAAGATTCCACCCAGTACTTGAAATCCCATAATGTCAAGCTCTTCCTCTCGGCCGACAGGACGGACGTGTGCAATGCACTCCAGCGAG GAGTGTCGGCGGCTCTCATCTTCCAGCAGGAGGTGCAGGCCCCCTGCACCCAACTGCGAGTGGTGTTTGACGGGGATGCCGTGCTCTTCTCGGATGAGACAGACCGGGTTTTTCGAGAGAAGGGGCTGTCGGGGGCTCTGAAGTATGAGAGGGCAATGGAAGCCGTGCCCATGGGAGAG GGTCCATTGAAGGCATTTGCCATGCATCTTGGGAAGATGCGCAAGAAGTTCAGCCAGGAGAATTCCCCTATTCGCACCTACTTGGTGACTGCCCGCAGTGGCCGTGATATGGGCATCCGTGCTATCAAGACCCTCCGGGAATGGGGGCTGGCGATTGATGAAGCCTTCTTCATGGACGGGGCTCCCAAGGGCCCTCTCCTCTCCCAGATCCAACCCCACATCTTCTTTGATgatggccttcataacatccagGGGGCTCAGGATATTGGCATACCCTCTGCCTTGGTCCCCTGTAACTGCTGA
- the LOC140912588 gene encoding cytosolic 5'-nucleotidase 1A-like isoform X1: MAEVESTVINTNVKQKDPNEALVIAVTTRAIFNLEEEHQLFLTKGKEEYVKYQQVNEDKPLEQGTAFAFIQATQFVNEKLLERNPEEKGLFDVIILSNNSPESGMRIINSAKQHGLEISKFCFVSDEDSTQYLKSHNVKLFLSADRTDVCNALQRGVSAALIFQQEVQAPCTQLRVVFDGDAVLFSDETDRVFREKGLSGALKYERAMEAVPMGEGPLKAFAMHLGKMRKKFSQENSPIRTYLVTARSGRDMGIRAIKTLREWGLAIDEAFFMDGAPKGPLLSQIQPHIFFDDGLHNIQGAQDIGIPSALVPCNC; encoded by the exons ATGGCAGAGGTTGAAAGCACAGTTATAAACACCAATGTGAAACAG AAAGACCCAAATGAGGCGCTGGTCATCGCCGTGACAACCAGGGCCATCTTCAACCTGGAGGAGGAGCATCAGCTGTTCCTGACAAAGGGCAAGGAAGAGTATGTGAAGTATCAGCAAGTCAATGAGGATAAGCCCTTGGAGCAAGGTACAGCCTTCGCTTTCATTCAG GCCACGCAGTTTGTGAATGAGAAACTCCTGGAGAGAAACCCAGAGGAAAAGGGCCTCTTTGATGTCATCATCCTCTCCAACAACAGCCCAGAGAGTGGCATGCGCATCATCAACAGTGCTAAGCAACATG GTTTGGAGATTTCCAAGTTTTGCTTTGTCAGCGATGAAGATTCCACCCAGTACTTGAAATCCCATAATGTCAAGCTCTTCCTCTCGGCCGACAGGACGGACGTGTGCAATGCACTCCAGCGAG GAGTGTCGGCGGCTCTCATCTTCCAGCAGGAGGTGCAGGCCCCCTGCACCCAACTGCGAGTGGTGTTTGACGGGGATGCCGTGCTCTTCTCGGATGAGACAGACCGGGTTTTTCGAGAGAAGGGGCTGTCGGGGGCTCTGAAGTATGAGAGGGCAATGGAAGCCGTGCCCATGGGAGAG GGTCCATTGAAGGCATTTGCCATGCATCTTGGGAAGATGCGCAAGAAGTTCAGCCAGGAGAATTCCCCTATTCGCACCTACTTGGTGACTGCCCGCAGTGGCCGTGATATGGGCATCCGTGCTATCAAGACCCTCCGGGAATGGGGGCTGGCGATTGATGAAGCCTTCTTCATGGACGGGGCTCCCAAGGGCCCTCTCCTCTCCCAGATCCAACCCCACATCTTCTTTGATgatggccttcataacatccagGGGGCTCAGGATATTGGCATACCCTCTGCCTTGGTCCCCTGTAACTGCTGA